The proteins below come from a single Benincasa hispida cultivar B227 chromosome 4, ASM972705v1, whole genome shotgun sequence genomic window:
- the LOC120075517 gene encoding E3 ubiquitin-protein ligase SHPRH isoform X8, whose product MMNTIAWLRPEVVLSEVKYGVVKSTNMDTSLHHGTGDDTSNSRKHVNFDTVAFYDAIKPSKDEPMLDEDIPNLLPKLRQYQRRAAYWMVQREKGFSGNLGVGENVQLISPLCMALKCVDTCSRVFYNPFSGNLTLNAEQTLPHVYGGILADEMGLGKTIELLACILSHQMSVFEGGKGFHDELQQPVEDQRTEFKRLKRERVECLCGAVSENHRYKGLWVQCDICDAWQHADCVGYSPKGRILKPIDTEGGNCRKEKRNNRNTLNVIVRAEEHVCTPCLELMQATDSPMATGATLIVCPAPILFQWQAEILRHTHPGSIKLLVYEGVRDTSLLSTLSVQINDLINSDIVLTSYDVLKEDLSHDSDRHEGDRRFMRFQKRYPVIPTPLTRIFWWRICLDEGQMVESNATAATEMASRLYASHRWCITGTPIQRKLEDLYGLLRFVKASPFNVHRWWVEVIRDPYERRDPGAMEFTHKFFKQIMWRSLKIHVTDELQLPPQEEQVTWLTFSPIEEHFYQRQHETCVSYAREVIQGLKDDFVKKKVPDCISSDIPSDLLINHADAGKLLSTLLKLRQACCHPQVGSSGLRSLQQSPMTMEEILMVLVSKTKIEGEEALRRSVVALNALAGIAIIEKKFSEAFSLYKEALELAEENNEDFRLDPLLSIHIHHNLAEILPLAVDQSQSRLKDQFCPRTSEVKAARMDDSEKYDNHVHVMKKQKVSETLYAPCSEDNTGKMIDRPLELTRKDTNTKKEENCEPHLSSSYFDDISIRKACEAMRQKYLAVFSSKLSVAQQEFTKSYMQVGSELKDRGNLNHVWWLEAVHHAEQNKDFSHELIRKVEEAVSGNLNNSKSRVGSRFRSINALKYHVQSGLDLLEASRKVVLDRLLEIDQTMENPKEEDIERVRYCRNCQADSNGPPCVLCELDDLFQEYEARLFRLNKVQGGMVTSVEEAVEAQKKKSALNRFYWSLLQQNKNSSSSRVGYEEPNKRDVGEKVMVSKHPSELEVVLGVIKNFCKTQLGKESIAAANKQLHLLEYMRKEYGHARSLAIAQAQVLNAHDEIKMATTRLCLRDDDDSSAYAISEHELPAASVQYSSDKFMSLAMLARVKGKLRYLKGLVQSKQNIPLDSSSNLALTQQPATMSTSMEQKSENTSKADEESCPVCQEKLSNQKMVFQCGHITCCKCLFAMTEKTLHGSKIQTKWVMCPTCRQHTDFGNIAYADDSKNETLDPSTLHETSREHELSITVQGSYGTKVEAVVRRILWIKYTDSKAKVLVFSSWNDVLDVLQYAFAANSITFIRMKGGRQSHTAISEFRGQKINAKENQKKRPSGKVPELRSAQVLLLLIQHGANGLNLLEAQHVVLVEPLLNPAAEAQAISRVHRIGQKNKTFVHRFIVKDTVEESIYKLNRSRESSSFITGNTKNQDQPLLTLKEVESLFASKASPLRENDEKGSETLRHLAPSMAATIAAERRLKVHTT is encoded by the exons ATGATGAATACCATTGCTTGGTTGCGCCCTGAAGTAGTATTATCTGAGGTCAAGTATGGAGTTGTTAAATCCACTAATATGGACACTAGTTTGCATCATGGGACAGGGGATGACACGTCCAACTCTAGGAAACATGTAAATTTTGATACTGTTGCCTTTTATGATGCCATTAAGCCATCCAA AGATGAACCCATGCTTGATGAAGACATACCCAATTTGCTTCCGAAACTAAGACAATATCAGCGTCGTGCAGCCTACTGGATGGTACAGCGGGAGAAAGGATTTTCTGGAAATTTAGGTGTGGGGGAAAATGTCCAACTTATTTCTCCCCTGTGTATGGCCCTGAAATGTGTTGACACTTGTTCAAGAGTGTTCTACAATCCTTTCAG TGGAAATCTTACTTTGAATGCAGAGCAAACTTTGCCGCATGTTTATGGGGGCATTCTAGCTG ATGAGATGGGTCTAGGAAAAACAATTGAACTACTGGCATGCATACTTTCTCATCAAATGTCAGTGTTTGAAGGTGGAAAAGGTTTTCATGATGAATTGCAACAGCCTGTTGAAGATCAGAGAACCGAatttaaaagattgaaaaggGAGCGTGTTGAGTGTCTGTGTGGAGCTGTTAGTGAAAATCACAGATACAAAGGGTTATGGGTGCAATGTGATATTTGTGATGCATGGCAACATGCTGACTGCGTTGGTTATTCACCTAAAGGAAGAATTCTCAAACCCATTGACACCGAGGGTGGGAACTgtagaaaggaaaagagaaataatAGGAATACATTGAATGTAATTGTGAGAGCTGAGGAACATGTTTGTACGCCTTGCTTAGAGCTGATGCAGGCTACCGATTCCCCAATGGCTACAGGTGCAACTCTAATTGTCTGTCCTGCTCCCATATTATTCCAGTGGCAAGCTGAGATTTTACG TCATACTCATCCAGGTTCAATAAAACTACTTGTCTACGAAGGAGTGAGGGATACTTCTCTTTTAAGCACATTGTCTGTGCAGATTAATGATCTCATCAATTCTGATATAGTCTTAACATCCTATGATGTGCTTAAAGAAGACCTATCGCATGATTCTGATCGGCACGAAGGTGATCGTCGCTTCATGAGATTCCAGAAGAG GTACCCTGTTATCCCTACTCCTCTCACTAGGATCTTTTGGTGGAGGATTTGTTTGGATGAGGGACAAATGGTAGAGAGCAATGCTACTGCTGCTACTGAAATGGCTTCACGACTTTATGCTAGTCACCGGTGGTGCATCACAGGGACTCCCATACAAAGGAAACTTGAAGATTTATATGGACTATTGCGATTTGTCAAAGCAAGTCCATTTAATGTTCATAGATGGTGGGTTGAAGTTATAAGAGATCCATATGAG AGGAGGGATCCTGGTGCTATGGAATTCACACACAAATTCTTTAAGCAAATCATGTGGCGTTCTTTGAAAATACATGTTACAGATGAATTGCAGCTACCTCCCCAGGAGGAACAAGTCACTTGGCTAACGTTTTCACCAATTGAAGAGCATTTTTACCAGAGGCAGCATGAAACTTGTGTGAGTTATGCCCGTGAAGTTATTCAAGGTTTGAAAGATGATTTTGTCAAAAAGAAAGTCCCAG ATTGCATCTCTTCTGATATTCCATCTGATCTTCTTATCAACCATGCGGATGCTGGAAAACTGCTGAGCACACTTTTGAAGCTTCGCCAAGCTTGCTGTCACCCACAAGTAGGAAGTTCGGGACTGCGGTCATTGCAACAATCCCCAATGACAATGGAGGAAATATTGATG GTCCTTGTTAGTAAGACCAAGATAGAAGGAGAGGAAGCTCTGAGGAGATCAGTTGTTGCTTTAAATGCACTTGCTGGAATAGCTATTATTGAGAAGAAATTTTCTGAAGCCTTCTCGCTATATAAAGAAGCTCTAGAATTGGCAGAGGAGAACAATGAAGATTTTCGCTTAGATCCTCTATTGAGCATTCACATCCATCACAATCTTGCTGAGATACTTCCATTAGCTGTGGACCAGTCACAATCTCGTTTAAAAGATCAATTTTGTCCAAGGACTAGCGAAGTGAAGGCAGCCAGGATGGATGACTCTGAAAAGTATGATAATCATGTTCATGTCATGAAGAAACAAAAAGTTAGTGAGACCCTGTATGCTCCTTGTAGTGAAGATAATACAGGGAAGATGATAGACCGTCCTCTTGAGCTGACAAGAAAAGATACAAACaccaaaaaggaagaaaattgtgAGCCTCATCTGTCAAGTAGTTACTTCGATGATATCTCTATAAGAAAAGCATGTGAGGCTATGAGGCAGAAATATCTAGCTGTCTTTTCCTCAAAGCTCTCTGTTGCCCAGCAAGAGTTCACAAAGTCCTATATGCAG GTTGGAAGTGAACTCAAAGACAGGGGAAATCTTAACCACGTTTGGTGGTTGGAAGCAGTTCACCATGCTGAACAGAATAAGGACTTCTCTCACGAGTTGATAAGAAAGGTTGAAGAGGCTGTATCTGGAAACCTTAACAACTCAAAATCTAGAGTTGGATCGCG TTTCCGCAGCATTAATGCTTTGAAGTATCATGTCCAGAGTGGTTTGGACCTTTTGGAAGCTTCTAGGAAAGTTGTGCTTGATCGACTTTTAGAAATTGATCAGACCATGGAAAATCCAAAAGAAGAAGATATTGAACGTGTTAGGTACTGTCGAAATTGTCAAGCAGACAGTAACGGACCACCTTGTGTTCTTTGTGAACTAGATGATCTATTTCAG GAATATGAGGCTAGGCTTTTCCGCCTTAATAAAGTACAAGGAGGAATGGTTACTTCTGTTGAAGAGGCCGTTGAAGCTCAAAAGAAAAAGTCAGCACTCAATCGTTTCTATTGGAGTCTATTGCAGCAAAATAAAAACTCAAGTTCATCTAGAGTTGGGTATGAAGAACCTAACAAAAGAGATGTTGGAGAAAAAGTTATG GTGTCTAAGCATCCTTCTGAATTGGAGGTTGTTCTTGGTGTTATCAAGAACTTCTGTAAGACACAACTAGGAAAAGAAAGTATAGCAGCAGCCAACAAGCAGCTGCACCTTCTGGAG TACATGCGAAAGGAGTATGGACATGCAAGGTCCTTAGCCATTGCGCAAGCTCAAGTTTTGAATGCTCATGATGAAATTAAGATGGCAACCACGAGATTGTGCTTAAGGGATGATGATGACAGCTCAGCTTATGCTATCAGTGAGCATGAGCTACCTGCAGCTAGTGTCCAGTATTCTAGCGACAAGTTCATGTCCTTGGCTATGTTAGCGCGTGTAAAAGGAAAACTTCGTTATTTGAAG GGTTTGGTGCAATCTAAACAGAACATACCATTAGATAGTTCCAGTAATCTAGCATTAACTCAACAACCAGCTACCATGTCAACATCTATGGAACAAAAAAGTGAGAACACATCGAAAGCTGATGAGGAATCATGCCCTGTTTGCCAAGAAAAACTAAGCAATCAAAAGATGGTTTTTCAATGTGGACACATTACATGCTGTAAAT GTTTGTTTGCAATGACTGAAAAGACGCTGCATGGTAGTAAAATTCAAACTAAATGGGTGATGTGCCCCACCTGCCGCCAACACACAGATTTTGGGAATATTGCTTATGCAGATGATAGTAAAAATGAAACACTTGATCCTTCAACTTTGCACGAAACTTCTAGGGAGCATGAATTGTCCATTACAGTTCAAGGTTCCTATGGAACGAAG GTTGAAGCGGTTGTAAGACGAATCTTGTGGATCAAGTATACAGATTCGAAAGCGAAAGTTCTAGTTTTCTCTAGTTGGAATGATGTTCTTGATGTTTTACAATATGCCTTTGCTGCCAACAGCATTACCTTTATCAGGATGAAAGGAGGCAG ACAATCTCATACAGCTATTAGTGAATTTAGAGGACAGAAGATCAAtgcaaaagaaaatcaaaagaaacgGCCATCGGGAAAGGTGCCAGAATTAAGATCTGCGCAGGTTCTATTGCTCTTGATTCAGCATGGAGCTAATGGCCTAAACCTTCTCGAAGCTCAACATGTTGTCCTTGTGGAACCACTGCTCAATCCAGCTGCAGAAGCGCAAGCAATTAGCAGGGTACACCGAATTGGACAGAAAAATAAAACGTTCGTGCACCGATTCATA GTTAAAGACACCGTGGAAGAGAGCATATACAAGCTAAACAGAAGCAGAGAGAGCTCTTCCTTCATCACTGGAAATACAAAGAATCAAGATCAGCCCCTTTTGACGCTTAAAGAAGTCGAGTCTCTGTTTGCATCCAAAGCATCACCATTAAGGGAAAATGATGAGAAGGGAAGTGAAACGCTAAGGCATTTGGCTCCTTCTATGGCTGCTACTATAGCAGCTGAGAGGAGACTCAAAGTGCATACCACATAG
- the LOC120075517 gene encoding E3 ubiquitin-protein ligase SHPRH isoform X3 — MGRRKQRQPHRSGGIRFEDRGDPKTQIDINGAVESSDIKVAEVNEPIFVEVDRTGWNSNEHHDISEVFLMDVRLEHPFVDFRLDKSFCENSRYSLRFRLCNVNGSLLDRIKFGHWPVLSSNDILLELIERDMEEDMKACSVVLSGSLRLRVEILSSAFAACESIFDNGRQLWKKSMMNTIAWLRPEVVLSEVKYGVVKSTNMDTSLHHGTGDDTSNSRKHVNFDTVAFYDAIKPSKDEPMLDEDIPNLLPKLRQYQRRAAYWMVQREKGFSGNLGVGENVQLISPLCMALKCVDTCSRVFYNPFSGNLTLNAEQTLPHVYGGILADEMGLGKTIELLACILSHQMSVFEGGKGFHDELQQPVEDQRTEFKRLKRERVECLCGAVSENHRYKGLWVQCDICDAWQHADCVGYSPKGRILKPIDTEGGNCRKEKRNNRNTLNVIVRAEEHVCTPCLELMQATDSPMATGATLIVCPAPILFQWQAEILRHTHPGSIKLLVYEGVRDTSLLSTLSVQINDLINSDIVLTSYDVLKEDLSHDSDRHEGDRRFMRFQKRYPVIPTPLTRIFWWRICLDEGQMVESNATAATEMASRLYASHRWCITGTPIQRKLEDLYGLLRFVKASPFNVHRWWVEVIRDPYERRDPGAMEFTHKFFKQIMWRSLKIHVTDELQLPPQEEQVTWLTFSPIEEHFYQRQHETCVSYAREVIQGLKDDFVKKKVPDCISSDIPSDLLINHADAGKLLSTLLKLRQACCHPQVGSSGLRSLQQSPMTMEEILMVLVSKTKIEGEEALRRSVVALNALAGIAIIEKKFSEAFSLYKEALELAEENNEDFRLDPLLSIHIHHNLAEILPLAVDQSQSRLKDQFCPRTSEVKAARMDDSEKYDNHVHVMKKQKVSETLYAPCSEDNTGKMIDRPLELTRKDTNTKKEENCEPHLSSSYFDDISIRKACEAMRQKYLAVFSSKLSVAQQEFTKSYMQVGSELKDRGNLNHVWWLEAVHHAEQNKDFSHELIRKVEEAVSGNLNNSKSRVGSRFRSINALKYHVQSGLDLLEASRKVVLDRLLEIDQTMENPKEEDIERVRYCRNCQADSNGPPCVLCELDDLFQEYEARLFRLNKVQGGMVTSVEEAVEAQKKKSALNRFYWSLLQQNKNSSSSRVGYEEPNKRDVGEKVMVSKHPSELEVVLGVIKNFCKTQLGKESIAAANKQLHLLEYMRKEYGHARSLAIAQAQVLNAHDEIKMATTRLCLRDDDDSSAYAISEHELPAASVQYSSDKFMSLAMLARVKGKLRYLKGLVQSKQNIPLDSSSNLALTQQPATMSTSMEQKSENTSKADEESCPVCQEKLSNQKMVFQCGHITCCKCLFAMTEKTLHGSKIQTKWVMCPTCRQHTDFGNIAYADDSKNETLDPSTLHETSREHELSITVQGSYGTKVEAVVRRILWIKYTDSKAKVLVFSSWNDVLDVLQYAFAANSITFIRMKGGRQSHTAISEFRGQKINAKENQKKRPSGKVPELRSAQVLLLLIQHGANGLNLLEAQHVVLVEPLLNPAAEAQAISRVHRIGQKNKTFVHRFIVKDTVEESIYKLNRSRESSSFITGNTKNQDQPLLTLKEVESLFASKASPLRENDEKGSETLRHLAPSMAATIAAERRLKVHTT, encoded by the exons ATGGGTAGAAGGAAGCAGAGGCAACCTCATCGCTCTGGTGGAATAAGATTTGAAGATCGGGGGGATCCCAAGACACAGATTGATATTAATGGGGCTGTGGAATCGTCAGACATCAAAGTTGCTGAGGTTAACGAGCCCATTTTTGTTGAAGTTGATCGAACTGGATGGAATTCCAATGAGCACCATGATATTTCTGAAGTTTTTCTAATGGATGTAAGGTTAGAACACCCTTTTGTCGATTTTCGCTTGGATAAAAGTTTTTGTGAGAACTCGAGATACTCATTAAGGTTTCGGTTGTGCAATGTAAATGGATCGCTTCTTGATCGTATTAAGTTTGGGCATTGGCCAGTTTTATCTTCAAATGATATATTATTGGAACTCATTGAGAGAGACATGGAGGAAGATATGAAAGCTTGCTCGGTGGTGTTATCAG GATCTCTCAGGTTGAGGGTGGAAATACTATCGAGTGCTTTTGCCGCTTGTGAGTCAATATTTGATAATGGCAGGCAGTTGTGGAAAAAGAGTATGATGAATACCATTGCTTGGTTGCGCCCTGAAGTAGTATTATCTGAGGTCAAGTATGGAGTTGTTAAATCCACTAATATGGACACTAGTTTGCATCATGGGACAGGGGATGACACGTCCAACTCTAGGAAACATGTAAATTTTGATACTGTTGCCTTTTATGATGCCATTAAGCCATCCAA AGATGAACCCATGCTTGATGAAGACATACCCAATTTGCTTCCGAAACTAAGACAATATCAGCGTCGTGCAGCCTACTGGATGGTACAGCGGGAGAAAGGATTTTCTGGAAATTTAGGTGTGGGGGAAAATGTCCAACTTATTTCTCCCCTGTGTATGGCCCTGAAATGTGTTGACACTTGTTCAAGAGTGTTCTACAATCCTTTCAG TGGAAATCTTACTTTGAATGCAGAGCAAACTTTGCCGCATGTTTATGGGGGCATTCTAGCTG ATGAGATGGGTCTAGGAAAAACAATTGAACTACTGGCATGCATACTTTCTCATCAAATGTCAGTGTTTGAAGGTGGAAAAGGTTTTCATGATGAATTGCAACAGCCTGTTGAAGATCAGAGAACCGAatttaaaagattgaaaaggGAGCGTGTTGAGTGTCTGTGTGGAGCTGTTAGTGAAAATCACAGATACAAAGGGTTATGGGTGCAATGTGATATTTGTGATGCATGGCAACATGCTGACTGCGTTGGTTATTCACCTAAAGGAAGAATTCTCAAACCCATTGACACCGAGGGTGGGAACTgtagaaaggaaaagagaaataatAGGAATACATTGAATGTAATTGTGAGAGCTGAGGAACATGTTTGTACGCCTTGCTTAGAGCTGATGCAGGCTACCGATTCCCCAATGGCTACAGGTGCAACTCTAATTGTCTGTCCTGCTCCCATATTATTCCAGTGGCAAGCTGAGATTTTACG TCATACTCATCCAGGTTCAATAAAACTACTTGTCTACGAAGGAGTGAGGGATACTTCTCTTTTAAGCACATTGTCTGTGCAGATTAATGATCTCATCAATTCTGATATAGTCTTAACATCCTATGATGTGCTTAAAGAAGACCTATCGCATGATTCTGATCGGCACGAAGGTGATCGTCGCTTCATGAGATTCCAGAAGAG GTACCCTGTTATCCCTACTCCTCTCACTAGGATCTTTTGGTGGAGGATTTGTTTGGATGAGGGACAAATGGTAGAGAGCAATGCTACTGCTGCTACTGAAATGGCTTCACGACTTTATGCTAGTCACCGGTGGTGCATCACAGGGACTCCCATACAAAGGAAACTTGAAGATTTATATGGACTATTGCGATTTGTCAAAGCAAGTCCATTTAATGTTCATAGATGGTGGGTTGAAGTTATAAGAGATCCATATGAG AGGAGGGATCCTGGTGCTATGGAATTCACACACAAATTCTTTAAGCAAATCATGTGGCGTTCTTTGAAAATACATGTTACAGATGAATTGCAGCTACCTCCCCAGGAGGAACAAGTCACTTGGCTAACGTTTTCACCAATTGAAGAGCATTTTTACCAGAGGCAGCATGAAACTTGTGTGAGTTATGCCCGTGAAGTTATTCAAGGTTTGAAAGATGATTTTGTCAAAAAGAAAGTCCCAG ATTGCATCTCTTCTGATATTCCATCTGATCTTCTTATCAACCATGCGGATGCTGGAAAACTGCTGAGCACACTTTTGAAGCTTCGCCAAGCTTGCTGTCACCCACAAGTAGGAAGTTCGGGACTGCGGTCATTGCAACAATCCCCAATGACAATGGAGGAAATATTGATG GTCCTTGTTAGTAAGACCAAGATAGAAGGAGAGGAAGCTCTGAGGAGATCAGTTGTTGCTTTAAATGCACTTGCTGGAATAGCTATTATTGAGAAGAAATTTTCTGAAGCCTTCTCGCTATATAAAGAAGCTCTAGAATTGGCAGAGGAGAACAATGAAGATTTTCGCTTAGATCCTCTATTGAGCATTCACATCCATCACAATCTTGCTGAGATACTTCCATTAGCTGTGGACCAGTCACAATCTCGTTTAAAAGATCAATTTTGTCCAAGGACTAGCGAAGTGAAGGCAGCCAGGATGGATGACTCTGAAAAGTATGATAATCATGTTCATGTCATGAAGAAACAAAAAGTTAGTGAGACCCTGTATGCTCCTTGTAGTGAAGATAATACAGGGAAGATGATAGACCGTCCTCTTGAGCTGACAAGAAAAGATACAAACaccaaaaaggaagaaaattgtgAGCCTCATCTGTCAAGTAGTTACTTCGATGATATCTCTATAAGAAAAGCATGTGAGGCTATGAGGCAGAAATATCTAGCTGTCTTTTCCTCAAAGCTCTCTGTTGCCCAGCAAGAGTTCACAAAGTCCTATATGCAG GTTGGAAGTGAACTCAAAGACAGGGGAAATCTTAACCACGTTTGGTGGTTGGAAGCAGTTCACCATGCTGAACAGAATAAGGACTTCTCTCACGAGTTGATAAGAAAGGTTGAAGAGGCTGTATCTGGAAACCTTAACAACTCAAAATCTAGAGTTGGATCGCG TTTCCGCAGCATTAATGCTTTGAAGTATCATGTCCAGAGTGGTTTGGACCTTTTGGAAGCTTCTAGGAAAGTTGTGCTTGATCGACTTTTAGAAATTGATCAGACCATGGAAAATCCAAAAGAAGAAGATATTGAACGTGTTAGGTACTGTCGAAATTGTCAAGCAGACAGTAACGGACCACCTTGTGTTCTTTGTGAACTAGATGATCTATTTCAG GAATATGAGGCTAGGCTTTTCCGCCTTAATAAAGTACAAGGAGGAATGGTTACTTCTGTTGAAGAGGCCGTTGAAGCTCAAAAGAAAAAGTCAGCACTCAATCGTTTCTATTGGAGTCTATTGCAGCAAAATAAAAACTCAAGTTCATCTAGAGTTGGGTATGAAGAACCTAACAAAAGAGATGTTGGAGAAAAAGTTATG GTGTCTAAGCATCCTTCTGAATTGGAGGTTGTTCTTGGTGTTATCAAGAACTTCTGTAAGACACAACTAGGAAAAGAAAGTATAGCAGCAGCCAACAAGCAGCTGCACCTTCTGGAG TACATGCGAAAGGAGTATGGACATGCAAGGTCCTTAGCCATTGCGCAAGCTCAAGTTTTGAATGCTCATGATGAAATTAAGATGGCAACCACGAGATTGTGCTTAAGGGATGATGATGACAGCTCAGCTTATGCTATCAGTGAGCATGAGCTACCTGCAGCTAGTGTCCAGTATTCTAGCGACAAGTTCATGTCCTTGGCTATGTTAGCGCGTGTAAAAGGAAAACTTCGTTATTTGAAG GGTTTGGTGCAATCTAAACAGAACATACCATTAGATAGTTCCAGTAATCTAGCATTAACTCAACAACCAGCTACCATGTCAACATCTATGGAACAAAAAAGTGAGAACACATCGAAAGCTGATGAGGAATCATGCCCTGTTTGCCAAGAAAAACTAAGCAATCAAAAGATGGTTTTTCAATGTGGACACATTACATGCTGTAAAT GTTTGTTTGCAATGACTGAAAAGACGCTGCATGGTAGTAAAATTCAAACTAAATGGGTGATGTGCCCCACCTGCCGCCAACACACAGATTTTGGGAATATTGCTTATGCAGATGATAGTAAAAATGAAACACTTGATCCTTCAACTTTGCACGAAACTTCTAGGGAGCATGAATTGTCCATTACAGTTCAAGGTTCCTATGGAACGAAG GTTGAAGCGGTTGTAAGACGAATCTTGTGGATCAAGTATACAGATTCGAAAGCGAAAGTTCTAGTTTTCTCTAGTTGGAATGATGTTCTTGATGTTTTACAATATGCCTTTGCTGCCAACAGCATTACCTTTATCAGGATGAAAGGAGGCAG ACAATCTCATACAGCTATTAGTGAATTTAGAGGACAGAAGATCAAtgcaaaagaaaatcaaaagaaacgGCCATCGGGAAAGGTGCCAGAATTAAGATCTGCGCAGGTTCTATTGCTCTTGATTCAGCATGGAGCTAATGGCCTAAACCTTCTCGAAGCTCAACATGTTGTCCTTGTGGAACCACTGCTCAATCCAGCTGCAGAAGCGCAAGCAATTAGCAGGGTACACCGAATTGGACAGAAAAATAAAACGTTCGTGCACCGATTCATA GTTAAAGACACCGTGGAAGAGAGCATATACAAGCTAAACAGAAGCAGAGAGAGCTCTTCCTTCATCACTGGAAATACAAAGAATCAAGATCAGCCCCTTTTGACGCTTAAAGAAGTCGAGTCTCTGTTTGCATCCAAAGCATCACCATTAAGGGAAAATGATGAGAAGGGAAGTGAAACGCTAAGGCATTTGGCTCCTTCTATGGCTGCTACTATAGCAGCTGAGAGGAGACTCAAAGTGCATACCACATAG